From Desulfatiglans sp.:
ACAGATTATTTGTTCTTTTGTTAAGGCCATAACTTACCCTCCAGAGCTCATAAATCAAAAAATGATTACATACCTTTATTAAAACCAAATTTCCGTTTCAGCTTTTCATTTACAATCGGAGGAACAAGCCCCTTGATATCCCCGCCACACCGGGCTGCCTCCTTTATGATGGTTGAGCTTATATAAAACCACTTGTAGTCTGTCATGAGAAAGACAGACTGAATATCCCTGTTCAGCTTCCTGTTCATCAGGGCCATCTGGAATTCATATTCAAAATCAGACAAGGCCCTTAAGCCCCTCACCACGATATTTGCGTTTTTTTTAACAGCATAATCTACCAGAAGCCCGTTAAATGAATCAATCTCAATATTTGCTTCATCCCTGAAGATCTCTTTAAGCATGGAGATCCTCTCCTCAAGGGTAAAAAGCGGGGTTTTATTCGGGTTGACCAGGATTGCAACAACAAGTTTGTCAAATATCTTGAGTGCCCTTTTAATTATGCTTATATGTCCGTTTGTAAGGGGATCAAATGTTCCAGGATAGATTGCAAGTTTCTCATTCATTATATTTGCCTTTCATATATATCTATTTTTGTTTCACCATATATCCTGGTTTTATTCAGAATAAATTTCCCTGCATTCAGGGGCAGGACCTCATCTCTTTTTGACTCTGTAACAATTATGCCATTGTCAGACATTATCCCCATTTTGGTGATTGTTTCCAGCACACAGGGAATCAGCTCCCTGCCATAGGGAGGGTCGATAAAGGCAAGATCAATTACACCCTTTTTCAGCTTCTCATGGGCAGGCATACTATTCTTAATATCCCCCTTTAAAACATATCCCCTGTCGCTGAGACCGCATAATTCAAGATTTTTCCTGATAAGCTCAACTGACCTCATTGAGTTATCAAAGAACAAGGCCCATTCAGCCCCCCTGCTCAAGGCCTCTATGCCCATGATCCCTGTCCCGGCAAAGATATCCATTACATGAAAGCCGGTGGTATCATTACCTATGATATTAAAAACCGCCTGCCTCACCTTGCTTGATGTGGGGCGTATATTCATGCCGCTCAAACTGCCAAGCACCCGCCCGTTTAGCTCTCCCCCTGTTATTCTCATCAGGTTTTATCCGGCATATACAGTTAATTCAGATATCCAAGGGGTATTAAATCTTGTTTTTCTATTATGGTCTTTATTCATTATGCATGATTACAGCTAAAGATTATTCAAAATAATTTTATGATAAAGATTTCATAATATTTTTTTATTATATTTGTCAACGGGTTATGACTGCTGCAAAATAAAGCAACAACAGGGTTAAAATAATTTTCGTTTTTACTCAGCTTCTAAAAGGCATCAGCCCGGGGGCCTGATATCAGGGGCAGCAATATAGTCAGGAACCACGTCAGTAAGGTTATCAAAATCATTATTCCTGAAACGTTTAAGGGCAAGTATGCCAACAGAAGATGCCCTCAGGTTCCAGTGATTCTCTCCTGCAAGAATAATCATACTGTTGCTGGATTCCATAACCCGTACCTTCTGCTTTATATAATCATTACCCACTACCACGGTCGGTTCGTTGAACATTGTGCCTATCTCAGATATCCCCTTACCCTTTATATCTGACTCTCTTACTAGATCATCGCCAACCTT
This genomic window contains:
- the coaD gene encoding pantetheine-phosphate adenylyltransferase, which gives rise to MNEKLAIYPGTFDPLTNGHISIIKRALKIFDKLVVAILVNPNKTPLFTLEERISMLKEIFRDEANIEIDSFNGLLVDYAVKKNANIVVRGLRALSDFEYEFQMALMNRKLNRDIQSVFLMTDYKWFYISSTIIKEAARCGGDIKGLVPPIVNEKLKRKFGFNKGM
- the rsmD gene encoding 16S rRNA (guanine(966)-N(2))-methyltransferase RsmD; the encoded protein is MRITGGELNGRVLGSLSGMNIRPTSSKVRQAVFNIIGNDTTGFHVMDIFAGTGIMGIEALSRGAEWALFFDNSMRSVELIRKNLELCGLSDRGYVLKGDIKNSMPAHEKLKKGVIDLAFIDPPYGRELIPCVLETITKMGIMSDNGIIVTESKRDEVLPLNAGKFILNKTRIYGETKIDIYERQI